The window CCCGTAACCGGATCAAAAGAATGAATGGATTCAATATCGTTTCCCAATGTCTCCACCCTCACGGCGACATCCTCGTATGCGGGAAATAGTTCTATGATATCACCCAGAACGCGAAATCTTCCCCTTTCCAGCACGGAATCATTCCGTGCATAATGGATGTTGATGAGGGATGTGAACAGGTCTCGCCGGGAAATCTTATCTCCTCTCCGGAGGGAAACAGTTTTCTCCTCATATTCCTTCGGAGATCCAATCCCGTAAATACAGGAAACGCTACTCACCACGATTACATCACGCCGCTCCAGAAGAGAACTCGTAGTCTTCAGGCGGAGCTTGTCAATCTCTTCATTGATTGAGGAGTCCTTCTCAACATAAGTATCCGTAACCGGAAGATACGCCTCTGGCTGATAGTAGTCATAGTAGCTGATAAAATACTCCACGGCGTTTTCAGGAAAGAGTGATTTGAATTCTCCGTACAACTGAGCCGCCAGGGTCTTGTTGTGAGAGATGACGATGGTGGGGCGCTGAACAGATTCTATGATCTTGGCCATGGTGAAGGTCTTGCCACTCCCTGTCACCCCCAGCAAGATCTGATACTTCTCTCCCAGCTGCAAAGCTTCCACCAGTTCCCTCACAGCGTTCTCCTGGTCACTGGTGGGATGAAAATCGGTATGGATTCGAAACTCTGACATTATGTCTTAGAATTTACCTTCACCCGACAGATTTATCAAGGAACCGAGTGAGAATTATTTTCAGGTGACAGGGGAAATCCTTCCCCGCGGTCAGGTCACTTTACGCCTGAGCAGGTTCAGGAAGCGTCTGCCCGAATTGACTCCCATGAGGGCCAATCGCGTTGGCAGAGAACCCGATGCGATGGCAGCGATATAGGTGGCCATGTTCTCAGGCGACAGCATATGGAAGTCAGGCGGCCTTCGCTCATACACGTCAAAGAATTCGGTGTTCACCGTGAGATGCTCCCGGAAAACCGCAACCCCCGTAATCGGGATGCTATCCCAGCTCATGAACGGAACAATGCACTTCTCTTACGCCTCCTGTCCCAGCAGAGACGAGACGTATTCTGAGGGAACGAAACGGATCAGGTCGTCCAGTGTCTCTCCCACTCCGAGAAAAGTGACAGGAATATTCAACTCACGGCTGATCCGAAAAATGATCCCTCCCTTCGCTGTACCGTCCATTTTGGTCAGGATGATCCCGCTCAAGGGAATGTGCTCATTGAATACTGACGCCTGAGACAGTGAATTCTGACCCAGATTTGCGTCAAGAGTGATATAGTTGACAAGGCGGAACCGTGGGAATTTCGTGGAAACAACACGGTACATTTTTTCTACTTCTCTCATGAGATTCCCGGATGTATGCAGTCGCCCCGCCGTATCGATGATGGCAATCTCGCGTCCCCGCGATTCAGCAGCCTTCATCCCGTCAAATATGACAGAGGAAGGATCCCTTGAAGCGTCGTTCCAGATCAGATCCACTCCTGCTATGGCGGACCACCCTTTCAACTGTTCCACAGCGGCGGCTCGATATGTGTCGGCCGCAATAAGGAGAACGTTGCGTCCTTTTCTCCGTAGTCGATGAGCCAACTTGGCCACCGTGGTTGTTTTTCCAGTCCCATTCACTCCAACAACTAAAACGGCTGTCGGCACACTGTTTTCGAGATCATCTGATGCGTTCTGTTTCACCAGAATCGATTCAAGATGGTTCCGGAGGTCTTCTCTCAAACCGCTCTTATTTCCCCGTTCCCTCATCCATTCCAGTATCTCCTGGGTCGTCTTTACCCCCATATCTGAAGAGAGAAGTAGGGGTTCAAGCTCCTCCATCGTTTGCCGTGACAGTCCTTTCAGATCGATCCTACCCAGGATTTCCAATATCGATTTCCTGGATCTGGTCAGGGACTCAAGAAGTTTGACAAACGGAGAACCTACCACCCTATATCCACCTTATTGTCTTAGCAAGGACAGATGTAACAACACATACTGAATCCAGCTGACGATCGCTATCGCCGTTGCCACAAGTAACAGATAGAATCCCACGGCCTCCACGCGAATCACGTACAGGAAAACGGCTGCGGTCGAGATCAGCACTGTTAACTTTCCAAGCAAGGTGGAGCTCAGCACAACTGAATAGTGGTTCATGATGTACACTCCGCTCAAGGAAATGGACAAATATCTTACCATATAGACTATCATGAACCATAAGGGGAATTGACGCGTCTGGTCCATTGTCATAAACAGCACGACGGAGAGTAGGGCAATGGCATCCGCAGTGGGGTCCAGGATCTTACCCACATTCGTGATCTGGTGCGCGCGTCGAGCGAAAAAACCATCGAAGATATCGGTGGCAATGGCCAGGAGAATAAGACCAACGACAGGGGCCGTGGAATCCAGAGAGAGGAAGTAGACGATGGGAAGAGCCAGGAACGCCCGGAGAACACTCAGTCCATTGGAGAGGGTGATAACCCTTTGAGGGTCTGTAATAGAAGGCTTATCGGGATTTCCCCGCATGATGGAGAGACTCACTCCTCAGTGTCATTTTCTTAATCACACCATCTTCGATGCACACAGCTTCGTTGCAAAGCGCTCGGGCAATCCGTTTGGAATGACTGATCAAGACAAGGTGCTTCCTGGTCATGCACCCGCGTATGAATTCGATGAGTTTCGCTTTCTGATTCTCTCCCAGTGAAAACGTCGGCTCGTCAAGAACAACAAGATCGTAATTCGCCAGAAGCATTAGTACTACGAGAGCGACCCGAACGACAGAAATCTTCTCCCGATGAATCTGCTTGTGTCTCAGAATTTCCCAGGAGATCTGAAACTCCCGAAGCACATGCCGAAACAGTTTCTTTTTTCCTGGCTCAAATAGACCGCCTTGAGTTAACTCCTCAAGCACCTCGTCAAAAGTCCTGCCGCCGAAAAGACGCTCAGGCAGCTGGGGCAGTAATCCCTTTTGGGGCCGCCGGCCGTCACCTGCGGAAAGCGTGACATGCCCACGCAGTGGGCTCTCCATGCCTGCGATTAGATTACCCAACGTGGATTTGCCGCACCCGTTTTCACCCAATACCGCCAGCGATCTGAATGGACCGATCCTGATCGTCTGATCTGAAAAGAGAGACGGTGCGCCATCGTAGCGGAATGAGAGTCTGTCGATTTCCATAACGAGTTTCCCCCTGGGCGGTGAGTAATCAGTGTTGAGGGGTGAAGAGTCCACTATTCCGGAAATCAGCCTATCGAGGCGTAGCTCCCAGTAACTGGTGGCGTTCTTCAGGTCCCGCACGTCAGAAGTAAACCAGAGCACGACAGCATTCTCATTTCTGCAATGCGCGTTAAGAATCTCCGCGACCTTTTCTTTGTTTCTTTGACTTAAGAAGGCGAGACCGTCGTCTATGACCAACAAATCCGGTCGGACCGACAGCGCCGTTGCCAAGTTCAAGAGCTCCTTCTCTCCACCCGACAGGGAATTTGGATGACGATCTCCTCCCCATGGAAAATCGAATGTGTTCGCGATTCTCCGGACTTCCGATCCTATGTGCCGTGAGTCCCACCCCTCGTTTTCCATATTGAACGCCAGTTCTCGCAGGACCGTGGGAGAGACAATCTGGTCATCCGGATCCTGCATAACCAGCATTGGGTTTTGCATGAGAGTTGGGCGTTCGAGAAGGAATGTTCCCATTTCTGCTGGATCGGATACTGAAAAGATTTCGCGACAAAGGCGGGATTTCCCCACACCGCTCTCTCCGTAGATCAAATGAATGCCGGGACGAAGGGCTATTCTTGCCGAAGAAGTATCGAACTTGGGAAAGCGAATGGTAAATGAAAATTCAGTCACGGAGAATTCCCCTCACTACCCTTGTCGCAGAGCCGATATTCCTGTGAATGACACCGGTGGCAGCGAGACTCGACTCCACGAAGAAATCGTGATTATCGATCAACTTGTCCATAGTGGAACGGAACTCCTCCTGCGATGAGATTGTGAAACCACCTCCCGAGTTAAGAAGCTCCTCAGCGGCATGCGAATTGTGGAAGCGGGGGCC is drawn from Candidatus Neomarinimicrobiota bacterium and contains these coding sequences:
- a CDS encoding CDP-alcohol phosphatidyltransferase family protein, with the protein product MSLSIMRGNPDKPSITDPQRVITLSNGLSVLRAFLALPIVYFLSLDSTAPVVGLILLAIATDIFDGFFARRAHQITNVGKILDPTADAIALLSVVLFMTMDQTRQFPLWFMIVYMVRYLSISLSGVYIMNHYSVVLSSTLLGKLTVLISTAAVFLYVIRVEAVGFYLLLVATAIAIVSWIQYVLLHLSLLRQ
- the ftsY gene encoding signal recognition particle-docking protein FtsY, with amino-acid sequence MVGSPFVKLLESLTRSRKSILEILGRIDLKGLSRQTMEELEPLLLSSDMGVKTTQEILEWMRERGNKSGLREDLRNHLESILVKQNASDDLENSVPTAVLVVGVNGTGKTTTVAKLAHRLRRKGRNVLLIAADTYRAAAVEQLKGWSAIAGVDLIWNDASRDPSSVIFDGMKAAESRGREIAIIDTAGRLHTSGNLMREVEKMYRVVSTKFPRFRLVNYITLDANLGQNSLSQASVFNEHIPLSGIILTKMDGTAKGGIIFRISRELNIPVTFLGVGETLDDLIRFVPSEYVSSLLGQEA
- a CDS encoding ATP-binding cassette domain-containing protein, encoding MTEFSFTIRFPKFDTSSARIALRPGIHLIYGESGVGKSRLCREIFSVSDPAEMGTFLLERPTLMQNPMLVMQDPDDQIVSPTVLRELAFNMENEGWDSRHIGSEVRRIANTFDFPWGGDRHPNSLSGGEKELLNLATALSVRPDLLVIDDGLAFLSQRNKEKVAEILNAHCRNENAVVLWFTSDVRDLKNATSYWELRLDRLISGIVDSSPLNTDYSPPRGKLVMEIDRLSFRYDGAPSLFSDQTIRIGPFRSLAVLGENGCGKSTLGNLIAGMESPLRGHVTLSAGDGRRPQKGLLPQLPERLFGGRTFDEVLEELTQGGLFEPGKKKLFRHVLREFQISWEILRHKQIHREKISVVRVALVVLMLLANYDLVVLDEPTFSLGENQKAKLIEFIRGCMTRKHLVLISHSKRIARALCNEAVCIEDGVIKKMTLRSESLHHAGKSR